CGGTCAGCCAGCTGTTCTCGCCCAGCTCGAACTCCAGCTGCCCGGCGCCCCAGCCGGCGCAGCCCAGCGCGACCACGGCGTGGGCCGGGCCGGCGCCGCGCGCCATGGCTTCCAGGATGTCGCGCGAGGTGGTCAGGTACAGGCCGGCGCCGATCTGCATGGTCGACTCCCACGCCTCGCCGCCATCATGCAGGACGAAGCCGCGCTCGGGATGCACCGGGCCGCCGTACAGCACCACGCGGTTGCGCAGCGCCTCGTCGGTGGTCTCCAGGTTCATCTGCTGCAGCACCTCGCCCAGCGTGTACTCCGAGGCCCGGTTGACGACCACGCCCATCGCGCCATCGCCGTCGTGCTGGCAGATCAGCGCCACGCTGCGCGCGAAATGCGGATCGTCCAACGCCGGGAGCGCGATCAGCAGCTGGTTGGCCAGGTTGTCGGTCAGCAGGGACATGGCGGTCATTCTAGGGCATCGCCTGTCGGCAGGACGTCCCCGGCGCTGTCACTTGCGCGCCCGCACACGCCTGCCACACTCGGCCCCCAATCCTTTGACGGAGCACGGGCGGCAATGGGCACGATCGCGGTGGTGATGGTCGATGGCGTGGCGGACTGGGAGATCGGCGTGGTCCTGCCGGCGGCGCGGGCCTGGTTCGGCGATACCGTGCTCAGCGCCAGCATCGACGGCAAGCCGGTGACCAGCATCGGCGGCCTGCAGATCGTGCCCCAGTTCGCCCTGTCCGACCTGGCGCCGCTGGAGGCGGACCTGTGGATCCTGCCCGGTTCGGACCAGTGGCAGGCCGGCGAGATCCCCGGCCTGAGCGGCCTGCTGCGCGAGCGCGTGGCCGCCCAGCGACCGGTCGCGGCGATCTGCGGGGCCACCCTGGCCCTGGCCTACGCCGGGCTGCTGGACACGCGGCCGCATACCAGCAATGCGCTGGCCTTCCTGACCGAGCGCCTGGGCCCGGTCTATGCCGGGCAGGCCCACT
The window above is part of the Pseudoxanthomonas sp. X-1 genome. Proteins encoded here:
- a CDS encoding YqgE/AlgH family protein codes for the protein MSLLTDNLANQLLIALPALDDPHFARSVALICQHDGDGAMGVVVNRASEYTLGEVLQQMNLETTDEALRNRVVLYGGPVHPERGFVLHDGGEAWESTMQIGAGLYLTTSRDILEAMARGAGPAHAVVALGCAGWGAGQLEFELGENSWLTAPADGELLFDLPLDQRWQAAGGRIGVDMTRMTDYSGHA
- a CDS encoding type 1 glutamine amidotransferase family protein, whose protein sequence is MGTIAVVMVDGVADWEIGVVLPAARAWFGDTVLSASIDGKPVTSIGGLQIVPQFALSDLAPLEADLWILPGSDQWQAGEIPGLSGLLRERVAAQRPVAAICGATLALAYAGLLDTRPHTSNALAFLTERLGPVYAGQAHYREEKVVSADGVVTAPGTSPVSFATACLRLLHPEREDDIAGVEAMFAAEFAD